In the Gossypium raimondii isolate GPD5lz chromosome 9, ASM2569854v1, whole genome shotgun sequence genome, one interval contains:
- the LOC105799314 gene encoding interactor of constitutive active ROPs 3, whose product MQTPKSRNGSSEGPQRVSHRAVRQLKPITLDTEAASTPSSTSRTSKEKSPKVVERRSPRSLASEKKRPSRISELEVQNSQLQEELKKAKDQLSSSESCRKQVEQDAEESKKQLLALSAKFEESQKQLLELSGCKETHVVELHKISEERDQAWQSELKAIQRQQSLDSAALVSAVNEIQRLKDQLEKVTESEAAQTRLAESAHLELQCLKGNLVETQSLVENMKKQLKDSQESEAQAQAVANETLLQLEAAKKTVEALRSEGKKAVEAYNSIAFDLDQSRKRVYSLEGLVHKLKAEMTDSGGSLSIESDGNCIAVEHQAGESEKPEQSHRLEAEIFSLKSEVACLRSALETAEIKCHEEETLNTQQIKSANELVEQIKSEASLKEADLLAELQKANFNIADLKANLMDKETELQCISEENEELHMKLEKNLSRQRELELEKELKLLNEAIVDLKANMMDKETELQNISEENEMLRLEISKRDMDKGKTNDKVAAELDEARVAEREAIMKLGLAMEEADKSNRRAARVTEQLEAAQTANSEMEAELRRLKVQSDQWRKAAEAAASMLSAGNNGKFMERTGSLDSNYNPVKGKVSPPYAEDSDEDLLKKKNGNMLKKIGVLWKKPQK is encoded by the exons atgcAGACACCAAAATCAAG AAATGGATCTTCAGAAGGGCCGCAAAGGGTCTCTCATCGAGCTGTTCGTCAACTCAAACCAATCACACTAGACACTGAGGCTGCCTCGACTCCAAGTTCAACTAGTAGAACTTCGAAAGAGAAAAGCCCTAAAGTTGTTGAGCGCCGTTCACCTAGAAGCCTGGCCTCCGAG AAGAAGCGCCCGAGCAGAATTTCTGAACTGGAAGTACAGAATTCGCAGCTTCAAGAAGAACTAAAGAAAGCAAAGGATCAGTTAAGTTCATCCGAATCATGCAGGAAGCAAGTTGAGCAAGATGCTGAAGAGTCAAAGAAGCAACTGTTGGCCTTGTCTGCAAAGTTTGAGGAGTCCCAAAAGCAGCTACTTGAGCTGTCTGGTTGCAAGGAAACTCATGTTGTCGAGCTCCATAAGATCTCAGAAGAACGGGATCAAGCATGGCAGTCAGAGCTCAAAGCTATACAGAGGCAGCAGTCTCTTGACTCAGCTGCTCTGGTCTCAGCTGTGAATGAGATTCAGCGACTTAAGGATCAGCTTGAAAAGGTCACTGAATCCGAGGCTGCACAGACCCGGCTAGCAGAATCAGCTCATTTGGAGCTTCAGTGCTTGAAAGGAAACCTGGTTGAAACTCAATCCCTTGTAGAGAACATGAAAAAACAGCTTAAGGATAGCCAAGAATCGGAAGCTCAGGCCCAAGCAGTGGCAAATGAGACTCTGCTACAACTAGAAGCTGCAAAAAAGACTGTTGAAGCACTTAGGTCAGAAGGCAAGAAGGCCGTTGAAGCTTACAACTCCATTGCTTTTGACTTAGACCAATCAAGGAAACGTGTTTATTCACTTGAAGGACTTGTTCACAAACTGAAGGCAGAAATGACTGATTCTGGTGGCAGCCTCTCTATCGAGTCCGATGGTAACTGTATTGCTGTTGAGCATCAAGCTGGAGAAAGTGAGAAACCCGAGCAATCTCACCGGCTTGAAGCAGAGATATTTTCTTTGAAGTCTGAGGTGGCGTGTTTAAGATCTGCTCTCGAAACTGCTGAGATTAAATGCCATGAAGAAGAAACCCTAAACACCCAACAGATAAAGAGTGCGAATGAACTGGTTGAGCAGATAAAATCTGAAGCAAGCTTGAAAGAGGCAGATCTGTTAGCTGAATTACAGAAAGCAAACTTCAATATTGCTGACTTGAAGGCTAATCTGATGGATAAGGAAACTGAGTTGCAGTGTATCTCAGAGGAAAATGAAGAGCTGCACATGAAACTTGAGAAAAACCTGTCTCGCCAGCGAGAATTAGAACTTGAAAAAGAGCTAAAGTTATTGAATGAAGCTATTGTTGACCTGAAGGCAAATATGATGGACAAAGAGACAGAACTTCAAAACATATCGGAAGAGAACGAGATGCTGAGGTTGGAAATCAGTAAAAGGGACATGGACAAAGGTAAAACAAATGATAAAGTGGCTGCTGAGCTAGACGAGGCAAGGGTTGCCGAGCGAGAAGCTATTATGAAGCTTGGGCTTGCAATGGAGGAGGCAGATAAGAGTAACAGGAGAGCTGCCAGGGTGACTGAGCAGCTCGAGGCTGCACAGACTGCCAATTCAGAAATGGAAGCAGAGCTGAGAAGGTTAAAGGTGCAATCTGACCAGTGGCGCAAGGCTGCGGAAGCAGCTGCTTCAATGCTTTCGGCAGGTAATAATGGGAAGTTCATGGAGAGAACTGGTTCACTGGATAGCAACTATAATCCAGTTAAGGGAAAAGTTAGCCCACCTTATGCCGAAGATAGTGATGAGGATTtgctgaagaagaaaaatgggaaCATGCTGAAAAAGATTGGGGTGTTGTGGAAGAAGCCACAGAAATAG
- the LOC105799316 gene encoding arogenate dehydratase/prephenate dehydratase 2, chloroplastic, protein MATATSNIRSPSIILFGKGTVPYQRTAAPFQIPQFPLNRPRFTALFASLHDGNNNDDGSNKVTKAVGLEELFEDSPYDVVSKDSPFHPRPLSSTQLPNSVSAGSRLRVAYQGVRGAYSEAAAEKAYPNCEAVPCDQFDAAFEAVEKWIVDRAVLPIENSLGGSIHRNYDLLLRHSLHIVGEVKLAVRHCLLANHGVRVEDLQRVLSHPQALAQCENTLTKLGLSREATDDTALAAKYVAFNKLKDTGAVASSSAAKIYGLNILAEDVQDDCDNVTRFLMLAREPIIPGVEKPFKTSIVFSLEEGPGVLFKALAVFALRQINLTKIESRPLRNQPLRASDDSNNGSKYFDYLFYVDFEASMAEERAQNALRHLKEFATFLRVLGSYPVDTTML, encoded by the exons ATGGCTACGGCCACTTCTAATATACGGTCCCCGTCGATCATACTCTTTGGAAAAGGGACAGTCCCCTATCAGAGAACAGCGGCACCGTTTCAAATTCCCCAATTTCCTCTGAACCGCCCTCGTTTCACCGCTCTTTTCGCTTCCCTCCACGACGGGAATAACAACGACGACGGAAGCAATAAGGTCACGAAGGCTGTCGGTTTGGAGGAGCTTTTCGAGGATTCCCCGTATGACGTTGTTTCAAAAGACTCCCCTTTTCATCCCA GGCCACTTTCTTCAACCCAGCTCCCTAATTCAGTCTCTGCTGGCTCTCGCCTTCGCGTTGCGTATCAG gGAGTTCGTGGCGCCTACAGTGAAGCAGCTGCTGAGAAGGCCTATCCGAATTGTGAAGCTGTTCCTTGTGATCAATTTGATGCTGCTTTTGAA gcTGTAGAAAAGTGGATAGTGGATAGAGCAGTATTACCGATCGAGAATTCCTTAGGTGGTAGTATTCATCGGAATTATGACCTCTTGCTTCGCCATAGCTTGCACATTGTCGGGGAGGTTAAGCTTGCAGTTCGTCATTGCTTACTAGCCAATCATGGTGTTAGAGTCGAGGACTTACAAAGGGTTCTTAGTCATCCTCAG GCTCTAGCTCAGTGCGAGAACACATTAACAAAGTTAGGCTTGAGCAGAGAAGCAACTGATGATACTGCTCTTGCAGCAAAG TACGTGGCTTTCAACAAACTAAAAGATACGGGAGCTGTTGCAAGTTCTTCAGCTGCAAAGATATACGGACTGAACATTCTTGCTGAAGATGTTCAG GATGATTGTGATAATGTTACTCGATTTCTCATGCTGGCCAGGGAACCCATTATTCCTGGTGTGGAGAAGCCATTCAAG ACAAGTATAGTTTTCTCACTAGAGGAGGGTCCTGGTGTTCTTTTCAAGGCACTTGCTGTTTTTGCTCTTCGGCAGATCAACCTTACAAag ATTGAAAGCCGTCCCTTGAGGAACCAGCCGTTGAGAGCATCTGATGATAGCAACAATGGTTCAAA atattttgACTACCTTTTCTATGTGGACTTCGAAGCATCCATGGCCGAAGAGAGAGCACAGAATGCTCTAAGACATCTAAAG GAGTTTGCCACTTTCTTGCGAGTTCTAGGGAGCTATCCAGTGGATACTACCATGTTGTAA
- the LOC105799317 gene encoding proteasome subunit alpha type-3, protein MSSIGTGYDLSVTTFSPDGRVFQIEYAAKAVDNSGTVIGIKCKDGIVMGVEKLIASKMMLPGSNRRIHSVHRHSGMAVAGLAADGRQIVARAKSEATNYQSVYGEPIPVKELAERVASYVHLCTLYWWLRPFGCGIILGGYDRDGPQLYMVEPSGISYRYFGAAIGKGKQAAKTEIEKLNLSEMTCREGVIEVAKIIYKVHDEAKDKAFELEMSWVCDESKQQHQKVPDDLLEEAKVAARTALEEMDAD, encoded by the exons ATGAGCAGCATAGGCACTGGCTACGATCTCTCCGTCACCACTTTCTCTCCCGACGGCCGCGTTTTCCAGATCGAGTACGCCGCCAAAGCCGTCGATAACAGCGG AACTGTGATTGGAATTAAATGCAAAGATGGGATCGTTATG GGAGTGGAGAAGCTGATAGCATCAAAGATGATGTTGCCTGGTTCTAATCGAAGAATCCACTCAGTCCATCGTCATTCCGGCATG GCAGTTGCTGGATTAGCAGCTGACGGTAGACAAATTGTGGCTCGTGCTAAATCTGAAGCTACCAATTAccaaag TGTGTATGGTGAACCCATCCCTGTCAAAGAACTTGCTGAACGTGTAGCAAGTTATGTGCATTTATGTACCCTTTACTGGTGGCTCCGGCCCTTTGGCTGTGGCATAATTCTCGGTGGTTATGATAGAGATGGTCCTCAATTATACATGGTTGAACCATCTGGCATCTCTTAT AGATACTTTGGTGCTGCAATTGGGAAGGGAAAACAAGCTGCCAAAAC AGAAATTGAAAAGTTGAATCTGTCCGAAATGACATGCAGAGAAGGGGTTATTGAAGTAGCCAAAAT CATCTACAAGGTACATGATGAAGCAAAGGATAAGGCCTTTGAACTTGAGATGAGTTGGGTCTGCGATGAATCAAAGCAACAACATCAAAAG GTTCCTGATGACCTGTTAGAGGAAGCGAAGGTTGCTGCTAGGACTGCACTAGAAGAGATGGATGCTGATTAA